The proteins below are encoded in one region of Aphelocoma coerulescens isolate FSJ_1873_10779 chromosome 4, UR_Acoe_1.0, whole genome shotgun sequence:
- the CNOT6L gene encoding CCR4-NOT transcription complex subunit 6-like isoform X1 codes for MPKEKYDPPDPRRIYTIMSAEEVANGKKSHWAELEISGRVRSLSTSLWSLTHLTALHLNDNNLTRIPPDIAKLHNLVYLDLSSNKLRSLPAELGNMVSLRELLLNNNLLRVLPYELGRLFQLQTLGLKGNPLSQDILSLYQDPDGTRKLLNYMLDNLAVHPEQLPPRPWITLKERDQILPSASFTVMCYNVLCDKYATRQLYGYCPSWALNWEYRKKGIMEEIVNCDADIISLQEVETEQYFTLFLPALKERGYDGFFSPKSRAKIMSEQEKKHVDGCAIFFKTEKFTLVQKHTVEFNQVAMANSEGSEAMLNRVMTKDNIGVAVVLEVHKELFGASMKSLHVDKQLLIVANAHMHWDPEYSDVKLIQTMMFVSELKNILEKASSRPSSPTADPNSIPLVLCADLNSLPDSGVVEYLSNGIVADNHKDFKELRYNECLMNFSGNGKNGASEGRITHGFQLKSAYENNLMPYTNYTFDFKGVIDYIFYSNTHMNVLGVLGPLDPQWLVDNNITGCPHPHIPSDHFSLLTQLELHPPLLPLVNGVHLPSRSRKLHF; via the exons ATGCCAAAGGAAAAATATGATCCTCCAGATCCTCGCAGAATTTACACCATCATGTCAGCGGAAGAGGTGGCCAATGGGAAGAAGTCGCACTGGGCTGAATTAGAGATCTCGG GGAGAGTGCGGAGCTTAAGTACGTCGCTGTGGTCGCTGACACACCTGACTGCTCTGCACCTCAATGACAACAACCTTACTCGCATTCCACCTGATATTGCCAAGCTTCACAATCTGGTTTACCTGGATCTGTCATCCAACAAACTCAGAAGTTTACCAGCAGAACTAGGAAACATGGTGTCTCTCAG GGAATTGCTTTTAAATAACAATCTGTTACGGGTTTTGCCTTATGAACTTGGACGGCTCTTCCAGCTGCAAACCCTGGGTTTGAAAG GCAATCCTTTATCCCAAGATATTCTCAGCCTCTACCAGGATCCAGACGGAACCCGAAAGCTACTGAACTACATGCTTGACAATCTAGCAG ttcATCCAGAGCAGCTGCCTCCAAGGCCATGGATTACTTTAAAAGAACGAGACCAAATTCTGCCCTCAG CTTCATTTACAGTTATGTGTTACAATGTGTTGTGTGATAAATATGCCACCCGGCAGCTCTATGGCTACTGCCCATCTTGGGCACTCAATTGGGAGTACAGGAAAAAGGGAATCATGGAAGAAATTGTCAACTGTGATGCAGATATCATTAGTCTTCAG GAAGTGGAAACGGAGCAATACTTCACCCTTTTCCTGCCAGCCTTGAAAGAACGGGGATACGACGGCTTCTTTTCTCCAAAGTCACGTGCCAAAATCATGTCCGAGCAGGAGAAAAAGCACGTGGACGGCTGCGCGATATTCTTCAAAACGGAGAA GTTCACACTGGTGCAGAAGCACACGGTGGAGTTCAACCAGGTGGCCATGGCCAACTCAGAGGGCTCGGAAGCCATGTTGAACAGAGTGATGACCAAGGACAACATCGGAGTCGCCGTGGTGTTGGAGGTGCACAAGGAATTATTTGGAGCAA GTATGAAATCGCTTCACGTGGACAAACAGCTGCTCATCGTGGCCAATGCCCACATGCACTGGGACCCCGAATACTCAGATGTAAAACTCATTCAGACCATGATGTTCGTCTCAGAGCTGAAAAACATCCTGGAGAAAGCCTCAAGCAGGCCCAGTAGCCCGACAGCAGATCCCAACTCTATCCCTCTGGTGCTGTGTGCGGATCTCAACTCACTGCCTGATTCAG GTGTGGTGGAATACCTGAGCAATGGCATAGTAGCTGACAACCACAAGGACTTCAAGGAGCTGCGCTACAACGAGTGTCTCATGAACTTCAGTGGCAACGGGAAGAACGGAGCCTCGGAGGGCAGGATCACGCACGGCTTCCAGCTCAAGAGCGCCTACGAGAACAACCTGATGCCTTACACCAATTACACTTTTGACTTCAAA GGTGTGATTGACTACATTTTCTACTCCAACACTCACATGAACGTGCTCGGAGTCCTGGGGCCTTTGGACCCTCAGTGGCTGGTGGACAACAACATCACGGGGTGCCCGCACCCGCACATCCCCTCCGACCACTTCTCCCTGTTGACGCAGCTGGAGCTCCACCCGCCGCTGCTGCCCCTGGTGAATGGGGTGCACCTGCCCTCCCGCAG taggaaGCTGCACTTCTAA
- the CNOT6L gene encoding CCR4-NOT transcription complex subunit 6-like isoform X2, with the protein MPKEKYDPPDPRRIYTIMSAEEVANGKKSHWAELEISGRVRSLSTSLWSLTHLTALHLNDNNLTRIPPDIAKLHNLVYLDLSSNKLRSLPAELGNMVSLRELLLNNNLLRVLPYELGRLFQLQTLGLKGNPLSQDILSLYQDPDGTRKLLNYMLDNLAVHPEQLPPRPWITLKERDQILPSASFTVMCYNVLCDKYATRQLYGYCPSWALNWEYRKKGIMEEIVNCDADIISLQEVETEQYFTLFLPALKERGYDGFFSPKSRAKIMSEQEKKHVDGCAIFFKTEKFTLVQKHTVEFNQVAMANSEGSEAMLNRVMTKDNIGVAVVLEVHKELFGASMKSLHVDKQLLIVANAHMHWDPEYSDVKLIQTMMFVSELKNILEKASSRPSSPTADPNSIPLVLCADLNSLPDSGVVEYLSNGIVADNHKDFKELRYNECLMNFSGNGKNGASEGRITHGFQLKSAYENNLMPYTNYTFDFKGVIDYIFYSNTHMNVLGVLGPLDPQWLVDNNITGCPHPHIPSDHFSLLTQLELHPPLLPLVNGVHLPSRRKLHF; encoded by the exons ATGCCAAAGGAAAAATATGATCCTCCAGATCCTCGCAGAATTTACACCATCATGTCAGCGGAAGAGGTGGCCAATGGGAAGAAGTCGCACTGGGCTGAATTAGAGATCTCGG GGAGAGTGCGGAGCTTAAGTACGTCGCTGTGGTCGCTGACACACCTGACTGCTCTGCACCTCAATGACAACAACCTTACTCGCATTCCACCTGATATTGCCAAGCTTCACAATCTGGTTTACCTGGATCTGTCATCCAACAAACTCAGAAGTTTACCAGCAGAACTAGGAAACATGGTGTCTCTCAG GGAATTGCTTTTAAATAACAATCTGTTACGGGTTTTGCCTTATGAACTTGGACGGCTCTTCCAGCTGCAAACCCTGGGTTTGAAAG GCAATCCTTTATCCCAAGATATTCTCAGCCTCTACCAGGATCCAGACGGAACCCGAAAGCTACTGAACTACATGCTTGACAATCTAGCAG ttcATCCAGAGCAGCTGCCTCCAAGGCCATGGATTACTTTAAAAGAACGAGACCAAATTCTGCCCTCAG CTTCATTTACAGTTATGTGTTACAATGTGTTGTGTGATAAATATGCCACCCGGCAGCTCTATGGCTACTGCCCATCTTGGGCACTCAATTGGGAGTACAGGAAAAAGGGAATCATGGAAGAAATTGTCAACTGTGATGCAGATATCATTAGTCTTCAG GAAGTGGAAACGGAGCAATACTTCACCCTTTTCCTGCCAGCCTTGAAAGAACGGGGATACGACGGCTTCTTTTCTCCAAAGTCACGTGCCAAAATCATGTCCGAGCAGGAGAAAAAGCACGTGGACGGCTGCGCGATATTCTTCAAAACGGAGAA GTTCACACTGGTGCAGAAGCACACGGTGGAGTTCAACCAGGTGGCCATGGCCAACTCAGAGGGCTCGGAAGCCATGTTGAACAGAGTGATGACCAAGGACAACATCGGAGTCGCCGTGGTGTTGGAGGTGCACAAGGAATTATTTGGAGCAA GTATGAAATCGCTTCACGTGGACAAACAGCTGCTCATCGTGGCCAATGCCCACATGCACTGGGACCCCGAATACTCAGATGTAAAACTCATTCAGACCATGATGTTCGTCTCAGAGCTGAAAAACATCCTGGAGAAAGCCTCAAGCAGGCCCAGTAGCCCGACAGCAGATCCCAACTCTATCCCTCTGGTGCTGTGTGCGGATCTCAACTCACTGCCTGATTCAG GTGTGGTGGAATACCTGAGCAATGGCATAGTAGCTGACAACCACAAGGACTTCAAGGAGCTGCGCTACAACGAGTGTCTCATGAACTTCAGTGGCAACGGGAAGAACGGAGCCTCGGAGGGCAGGATCACGCACGGCTTCCAGCTCAAGAGCGCCTACGAGAACAACCTGATGCCTTACACCAATTACACTTTTGACTTCAAA GGTGTGATTGACTACATTTTCTACTCCAACACTCACATGAACGTGCTCGGAGTCCTGGGGCCTTTGGACCCTCAGTGGCTGGTGGACAACAACATCACGGGGTGCCCGCACCCGCACATCCCCTCCGACCACTTCTCCCTGTTGACGCAGCTGGAGCTCCACCCGCCGCTGCTGCCCCTGGTGAATGGGGTGCACCTGCCCTCCCGCAG gaaGCTGCACTTCTAA
- the MRPL1 gene encoding large ribosomal subunit protein uL1m, translating to MAAPSARCLWRALAPRCGWVFPGLEQRVAVPAVVSPASARPYAAAAKTAKKDAKRSRQEKLKDKPAPRRRLLMAKPVDDVYLTWLYRRPSYELEQAVGMLKNFQELDFTYPKQFVYINVFLDMALQKKKKVDPFSSSVTLPHRFTDEVNKVLVFTENEQEAEIAREHGAAIVGGVELIKWILEDEIQADFYVAVPAIIPKLIPLRNKLKRKYPSTRRNSLGSDIPKMLQFFRECHEYAVEDEDIIKTRIARLDMPTEHIIANLKTIIHDICTFKPSNYDPIVRRLVIRSATSEGLLLNLDGILPQVEKVEEKEEKHEVDEDQQKPVQGSVST from the exons ATGGCGGCACCCAGCGCCCGCTGCCTGTGGCGAG CGCTGGCCCCGCGGTGCGGATGGGTCTTTCCCGGGCTGGAGCAGCGCGTCGCCGTCCCCGCCGTGGTGAGCCCCGCGAGCGCCCGGCCCTACGCGGCAGCAGCTAA AACTGCCAAAAAAGATGCCAagaggagcaggcaggagaaACTCAAGGACAAACCCGCCCCTCGGAGGCGGCTGCTGATGGCCAAGCCCGTGGACGACGTGTACCTGACGTGGCTCTACAGGAGACCCTCCTAcgagctggagcaggctgtgggCATGCTGAAGAActtccaggagctggacttcacCTACCCCAAGCAGTTTGTGTACATCAATGTCTTCCTGGATATGGCACTGCAGAAGAAG AAAAAAGTGGATCCTTTTTCCAGCAGTGTCACTCTTCCCCATCGCTTTACGGATGAAGTGAACAAGGTTTTGGTGTTCACAGAG AATGAGCAAGAAGCTGAAATAGCTCGAGAGCATGGAGCTGCCATCGTGGGAGGAGTTGAATTAATCAAATGG ATCTTGGAGGACGAAATCCAAGCTGATTTCTACGTGGCTGTCCCTGCCATAATCCCCAAGTTAATTCCCCTGAGGAACAAACTGAAGCGGAAGTACCCGAGCACCCGGAGAA ATTCCCTGGGCAGTGACATTCCCAAAATGCTGCAGTTCTTCAGAGAATGTCATGAGTATGCAGTAGAAGATGAGGATATAATCAAGACAAGAATAGCCAGA CTGGATATGCCTACTGAGCACATAATTGCCAATCTGAAAACAATTATCCACGATATTTGCACCTTCAAGCCATCAAATTACG ATCCCATTGTGCGGAGGTTGGTGATCAGATCTGCAACCAGTGAAGGTTTGCTGCTGAACCTTGATGGAATCCTACCTCAGGTGGAGaaagtagaagaaaaagaagaaaaacatgaagTTGATGAGGATCAACAAAAACCTGTGCAAGGATCCGTCAGTACCTGA
- the LOC138109227 gene encoding C-X-C motif chemokine 2-like gives MRLLPAALALLLLLSSSVPAGGLSLESLLTNMRCKCIKSTAHVINLGLILTIDITPPGIHCRRKEIILTLKKNRRVCVTPEAPWIQLLIHKLMQRNDTKKALPRPRREAPCCWTPQRPPTPSLPLSRSKESMVMNSSWDSNGTIPLP, from the exons ATGCGGCTGCTGCCGGCAGCgctggccctgctcctgctcctgagcAGCTCGGTGCCGGCAGGCG GTCTGTCTCTGGAGAGCCTGCTGACCAACATGAGGTGCAAGTGCATCAAATCCACTGCCCACGTCATCAACCTGGGGCTGATCCTCACCATCGACATTACCCCGCCGGGCATTCactgcaggaggaaggagatCAT CCTCACCCTGAAGAAGAACAGGCGGGTGTGCGTGACCCCCGAGGCGCCCTGGATCCAGCTGCTCATCCACAAGCTGATGCAGAG GAATGACACCAAAAAAGCGTTGCCGCGGCCGCGGCGGGAAGCACCGTGCTGCTGgacccctcagagaccccccaCGCCATCCCTCCCACTGTCCAGATCCAAGGAGTCCATGGTTATGAATTCCTCATGGGACAGCAATGGCACAATCCCCCTGCCCTGA
- the LOC138108906 gene encoding alveolar macrophage chemotactic factor-like, giving the protein MAVRVALLLGVLLATHHPGDTAILEANGNLSCRCLKSTRAFISPEKYSSIEVWPVGSSCRRLEVVIKLKSLKRVCVDPDAPWVKKLLQDLPHLRKKKPPR; this is encoded by the exons ATGGCTGTGCGGgtggccctgctgctgggggtgctgctggcgACCCACCACCCTGGCGACACAG CAATCCTGGAAGCCAACGGCAACCTGAGCTGCCGCTGCCTCAAGAGCACCCGAGCCTTCATTTCTCCGGAGAAATACAGCAGCATCGAGGTCTGGCCCGTGGGGAGCAGCTGCCGGCGCCTCGAGGTGGT GATTAAGCTAAAGAGCCTGAAGAGGGTCTGCGTGGATCCTGACGCCCCTTGGGTGAAGAAACTCTTGCAGGACCTCCCTCACCT gaggaagaaaaagcctCCCCGTTGA
- the LOC138108905 gene encoding interleukin-8-like isoform X1 encodes MHTVPQSISGAEPSLRMGAPAGVGTGAPLLPWLLLLLVMSHSAHAAILEVNGNLSCRCAKTTSEYISPKKYESIEIRPVGSSCRRMEIIIKLRTSGKVCVNPEAPWVKKLLKRIASMKKR; translated from the exons ATGCATACAG TTCCGCAGAGCATCTCCGGGGCTGAGCCTTCCCTGAGGATGGGAGCGCCGGCTGGGGTGGGGACGGGAGCCCCCCTGCTCccatggctgctgctgctgctggtgatgTCCCACTCTGCCCACGCAG CCATCCTGGAGGTGAACGGGAACCTGAGCTGTAGGTGTGCCAAGACAACCTCAGAATACATCAGTCCCAAGAAATACGAGAGCATTGAGATAAGGcctgtgggcagcagctgcaggcgcATGGAGATCAT AATTAAATTAAGAACCTCAGGGAAGGTGTGTGTGAATCCCGAAGCCCCTTGGGTAAAGAAGCTGCTGAAGCGCATTGCCAGCAT gaagaaaagataa
- the LOC138108905 gene encoding interleukin-8-like isoform X2, producing MFPQSISGAEPSLRMGAPAGVGTGAPLLPWLLLLLVMSHSAHAAILEVNGNLSCRCAKTTSEYISPKKYESIEIRPVGSSCRRMEIIIKLRTSGKVCVNPEAPWVKKLLKRIASMKKR from the exons ATGT TTCCGCAGAGCATCTCCGGGGCTGAGCCTTCCCTGAGGATGGGAGCGCCGGCTGGGGTGGGGACGGGAGCCCCCCTGCTCccatggctgctgctgctgctggtgatgTCCCACTCTGCCCACGCAG CCATCCTGGAGGTGAACGGGAACCTGAGCTGTAGGTGTGCCAAGACAACCTCAGAATACATCAGTCCCAAGAAATACGAGAGCATTGAGATAAGGcctgtgggcagcagctgcaggcgcATGGAGATCAT AATTAAATTAAGAACCTCAGGGAAGGTGTGTGTGAATCCCGAAGCCCCTTGGGTAAAGAAGCTGCTGAAGCGCATTGCCAGCAT gaagaaaagataa